In the Brevinematales bacterium genome, one interval contains:
- the traF gene encoding conjugal transfer protein TraF, with the protein MSRFSFGVMLIVLCILLLGIYAEAAFEYLDRGTSVRAKGFGNAMFGLFDGVNGMEYNPALMANTKNIESRVNFGIPIGYLDDTGMNMFSIFGVIPFSNKGYAGIDYLAGVIAGGNVPYFFREGSIGFSYSRFNVLDLYYEQVISIGYAKNLDDFISKGARISAGVKLNLYNLGLVPNSDTQVNPYLGDRLSTWGFGMDVGVTYDFSYTIRLGFAVQNIIKPNTALIEGNESTLPRKIKFGANWIVGSFFDVFEDLMVGVGITQTEREPGDNRELDLTYHFGVETWFLNRIIGLRAGYEFGLYEFSSISVGLSFGYVFADEHEVNFDYSLSIMPHLFASVGDLSHSFSLVYRFRLPRSAFAYTEEKIRELQFMEELEKRKKEMKELGIDTKSQNTGKKEEIQQEQPQQLQEQPKQEQPKQEQPRKDQQRGDTKKQKSN; encoded by the coding sequence ATGAGTAGGTTTAGTTTTGGGGTTATGTTAATTGTCTTGTGTATATTGCTTTTGGGAATATATGCAGAAGCCGCTTTCGAGTACCTTGATAGGGGTACTAGCGTTAGAGCTAAAGGTTTTGGGAATGCTATGTTTGGATTATTTGATGGAGTGAACGGTATGGAGTATAACCCTGCTTTGATGGCTAATACTAAAAATATAGAAAGTAGGGTTAACTTTGGTATACCTATAGGATACCTTGATGATACTGGTATGAACATGTTTAGTATATTTGGTGTGATACCTTTCAGTAATAAAGGTTATGCTGGAATTGATTACTTAGCGGGTGTTATTGCGGGTGGTAATGTGCCATATTTCTTTAGGGAAGGATCTATAGGTTTTTCTTATTCTAGGTTTAATGTCTTGGATTTATACTATGAGCAAGTTATAAGCATAGGATATGCTAAAAATCTTGATGATTTTATATCGAAAGGTGCCAGAATATCAGCAGGAGTGAAACTAAATTTGTATAACCTAGGTTTGGTTCCAAATTCTGATACACAAGTTAATCCGTATCTTGGTGATAGATTAAGTACTTGGGGATTTGGTATGGATGTAGGTGTGACTTATGATTTCAGCTATACTATAAGGTTAGGATTTGCCGTTCAGAATATCATAAAACCTAATACAGCATTAATTGAAGGAAATGAATCTACCCTTCCGAGAAAGATAAAGTTTGGAGCAAACTGGATAGTTGGTTCTTTCTTTGATGTTTTTGAGGATCTTATGGTTGGAGTAGGTATAACACAAACCGAAAGAGAACCTGGCGATAATAGAGAACTTGATTTGACATATCATTTTGGTGTTGAGACATGGTTTTTGAATAGAATAATTGGTCTTAGGGCAGGATATGAATTTGGTTTGTATGAATTTTCAAGTATAAGTGTAGGACTTTCTTTTGGTTATGTTTTTGCTGATGAGCATGAAGTTAATTTTGACTATAGTTTAAGTATTATGCCTCATTTGTTTGCTTCAGTTGGTGATTTGTCTCATTCTTTTAGCTTGGTTTACAGGTTTAGGCTACCTAGAAGTGCTTTTGCCTATACTGAAGAGAAGATAAGAGAATTACAATTTATGGAAGAGCTTGAAAAGCGGAAGAAGGAAATGAAAGAATTAGGAATTGATACTAAATCACAAAATACTGGAAAGAAAGAAGAAATTCAGCAAGAACAACCTCAACAGCTTCAAGAACAACCTAAACAAGAACAACCTAAACAAGAACAACCTAGAAAAGATCAGCAAAGAGGAGATACCAAGAAACAGAAATCTAATTAA